In Nonlabens agnitus, the DNA window AAATTACATTCATAAGAATGTGATTGTAGTTTGTCAAATTGAGTCTGTTTCGAGAATAACCGTAACTAAGAAATTTAGTTTCTGTGGAATCGTCCGAATTAGCAAAAAATATTTCAACTAATTCAATTATCCTGCTGCGAACTTTATTTTTATCAGCTGTTGATTCGGGTTTTTGCGATATGGCCATAATTAGAACCTCTGAAATATCTTGTTTGGAAAGATTAGGACCTAGCATTAACTGTTGATATTGGAAAATGTGAGTAGGATTCGCCTTACCAGGCACATAATCCTTTACCCAATCTATAAGATTTTGATTTTGAGAATCTAGCCATGACTCCATCAAAGTATCTTCTTCTACTTTGATTCTATCATTAATATGTAAGCTGCCGTCCTCTTCATACAATGCACCTGTTTCAAATAACTCCCGAGCTTGTCTTGTTGTTTCCTTAATGGTTTGATCTACTATATCCCAAATAGTTTCATCTTCATAGTACCCAACATTTTTCATGCGATCAAATGATGAATAATATTCTTGAAACTGGACAAATAAGTTCTGAGCATGAATAGCATCTCTTTTAAGTAATCTTATAAGATTCGTCTTTTTATCTTCAAGGGTTTCTAGCGAAGAAATATCATTGAAGTATTTGCTGTATCTCAAGAGCCAATCTTGGATATGCAAGGAATATAAATAAGAACGTTCTTTATTCAAGAAACCAAAATCAACCTTGTCATTTTGATAAAACTCTCTAAGACTTAATAAAATATGATTTTTTTCAGCAAAATATTCGCTAAAGGAATGTTTGACCTGCCTCTGATTTGAGCAGAATGACTTGGTTGCCTCTAAAAGTTCTATTACTTCAAAATGATATTCTTTATCCCTTTTATTTATTTTAAAAGTTCCATTAAAATTAAAGTCTTTAATGTCTCTGATTTGAGATTCCAATTCATCTTTAATTTCAACGTACAGCTTGTTTAATAGAAAGGTGTGTTGTGAATAATTGATTAAATCGTTAAATGTATCTAATGGATCAAAAAAGGTTTGATGAAAAATGTTGAAACTAATTTTTTCTTTTTCAACAGATAGTGTGGGCTGTTCAACATCTTCCCAAAAATATATAAATCTATATTCTAATAGTATTTCAAAATGTGAATATGAACCAGGAAAGCATTGTATTAATTGTTTGAAAACAGAATAAAATTGAAATTGACTCAATTCATCAAGGTTGTTATCTAACTGCATAGCTAATATTTCTGGATCCCAATTTCTAGATTTTATACAATCAATTAGCTGTGTAGTTTTATAGTCAATTTGGAATCTCTGGTCAATCATTATTAGATATTTCAATTTGTGGTATTAGTTCGGCAGCTTCCTTCATTTTTTTATCAATGATTTTAGCATAAATCTCTGTAGTTCGAAGCTCACGATGCCCTAACCTTTTAGATACCGTATAGATGTCAGCGCCCATAGTAAGTAGGAGCAGAGCATTTGTATGTCTAGCGCTATGAAATGTGATGTGTTTCGGGATACCAGCTCTTATGCACCATTTTAGTAATTCAGCGTTATAGGTTGCGCCGTATTTAAGCCCTTTGAAAACCTTATCATTTTCCCCTCGTCGACTTCCCATGAGTTCGCGAGATTGTTGACTTATAGGTAAATACTCCATCCCTTTAGTTTTCTTTTGCCTAAAATTAACCCGACACCCTTCACTCTCATCTCTTACTTCACTCCATTTAAGCTTATCAATATCGGACCACCTCAATCCTGACAGGCAAGAAACTAAAAAAGCATTCTTCAATTGCTGGTATTTACAGTAAGTACGAGCTAATTTTTCTAGCTCATCCATGGTCAAATATTCACGATTAGATTCTGCCATTTCAAAGGACTTAGCAGCCTTTCTTAAGTCTTTGTCTAAGAAATTTTCTTCGAATGCTCTCCTTAAACAAGCCTTGAACTTATTGTAATAGGTATGTTTGGTGTTCTGAGATAGACGAGTGTGAGATTTTGTTTCAGCGGTTTGATCTAGGTATCTTCTAAATCCTCTGACAAAATCCTCGTTTATATCTTCAAATGTGTAATGGCTAGGACAGTATCGCTCTAAATGTAATCCGGCTGCATCCCAATTATCATAGTTTCCTTTACTCTCAAATCTCTCTTCTTTGAGCTTAGTATAGTATTCAAGAAAGTTTGTGTTTTTCTTTCTGGTGTTTGCGATTTTATACTTCCCCTGGAGATGTTCTGACTTTCGTATTGATAGTATATTGTGAGCTAACTCTAGATTTTCTTTATTTTGATTTTGAAGCTTCCTTTCTTGGGAACTGTTATCCAAATAGAGATTTAGATACTCAAAGGATCTTCTGTGTTTTCTCTTTCCAGTCTCATCAACGGTAGATCCATTATAATACTCAATATAAAGGCTCTCTCTGGAACCTTTGAGTTTTTTACTTTTAAGTGTAATCTTCATTTTCGATGTACTTTGTACACCTTATGGAAAATTCTGTAAGGAAAGATGTACTAATGAGGTACTAAATGTAGAACCATCATTGAACATACACAACTTAAGTTGTGAACAATTATCTGTAAATCAGTTGTTTGTTCGTTTTAATAATCTTTTGATTCTTGTTGTTTCTCCCAATTACTTCCCGATACAGAATATAACTTTCTATTATTCACAGTCCTTAAATAGGGTAGGGCAACAAATGGGAAACAATTAATAGTGTATCAAAAGAATATTTGGAACATATATTAACAAATAGGTCATCTTATTGATTTCACTGAAGATAAATACTACGCATAAAAAAACCGCTCCCTTGGGAACGGTTTCTTACATTTCTATTTAGATGCGTTTAAGCTGCCGTACCAGAGCCTAAATAGATGCTGTTTGATACAAGTCTACCATCTGCTGAAACAAATGCCATAAATAGCTCTACAATGTCTCCTGAGTATGTATTTGGTAAACTGATTGTTTGAGTACCAACCGTTCTATCTGCACCAGATAAGTTGATAATGGAATCGTTTTTACTCGGGTTATAAACCACTAACATTGCCTTATCTGAAGTGAAAGCATTGCCTTCTCCAGAATTATCGTCCCAGCTAAATGTAACTTCACCTGGAAAAGTTAAGTCTGTGGTCGCATTGGAAACTCCTGCTAACAATCCTCTACTTAGAAGAGCACTATTGTAGTCAACCATAAAATTCGGAGCCACTCCTGTGATTGCATTATTTAGGATGTAGGACATCGCTGCATTGAACTCTGTTTGCCTGCTTGCAAAGTTTTTGTAACCAACTTTAATAAATGCTTTATTAGCTTGTAGAAAGGCTAATGTTACAGCAAATTTGGTTCTTTGGTTTACTTGCCCTTCCGTTCTTGGGTTGGCAACGCTTGTAGGCTTGATTCTGATGTAATCAATACCTTTCCAACTTCCGCCGACTACGTTTCCTACTTTACCAGATAGTCCGCCTAAGATTCCTTGTGAAATTTTTCCCATCTTACTTTTGTTTAAAAATTAATATTCTCTTGGACTTGGTACGGACTTATCATTGCTTAAACAAACTCAAGAGCAATATTAAGGGTATTTGTCAATCGTTTTAACCAGCTGGTTTCTTTTGCTTTCGTTTGTTCTCTATTAGCACTTCAAAGCATTTAGATATATTTTTAAAAAGAAAAACAGAAAAAAGAAAACCTATGGGCAGATGGCTGGGGGAATGGCGACAAGGTTTTTGGGAAAATTATTGCTACACGCGAATCACACCAAAACCATCACAAGCATAACCTGCAAAAATTTTTCTAAAACCCTTTAGGGCTTGACCTTTTCGGCATTATGCGTCGGGAGGGCTAGCCATCTAAATTTGTGATCTTTTTTTATTTTTTCTGAATGATTGTGAAATAAATACAAGCCAATATGAATTACAAAATGCCAATAAAGCAAATTATTTTGTCTTTGCTATCGATTAAAGAGCAGTTGTATAAAAGGTTCAAAAATGATAGCAGATATAATAAACTACTCGAATACTTTATGTCAAAAGACTTTTATTATGATGATGAACTACCTGTACCATCTATAAAGCTTATTAGTGAGGTTACTGGAATAAATACTTACCAAGTAAGAAAATTGATTGTTGAACTAAATGATCTTATCTATGGAGATGAAAATGATGCTTTTTTAGAATTTTCAGAAATAGAAATTGAGTTTTCGGCTAGGAATTATGCTGGTTCTATGTTTTTAAGAATCAAGTCTCTAAGAGAGGTGCCGCAAGTAGGAGATGATATTACCCTACCTCTATTGAGAGGTAAATTAAATACTGATATGTTTTTTGTTGAGTCCAAGCATCATTATTTTGAAGGAAGTAAGCAAATTATACATTGCTACCTGCAACCAGGTATCTATAATGAATACTGGCACATGAGAAAATCTGAGGCTGTCTTTAAAGAGGAAATTCCATTTAATAAGCGACTAGAAATGGATGATTATGGAATGAAGAAGGAATTAGGTTATTACTAAAACTGGTAAAGCCCAGTGATTGTGGCCCATTAATAGTTTAAGGATCGAAAAGTTATCTTTTTATTTAATCACCATTGTTCTTCCGAATAGAAATATGAACATTTCTATCTGGTCTGGTGTTGCGTTTAAGTCAATTGATAGTTGATCTATTATTTTTATGTAATCGGGATATCTTCTAACTGCATTAGTTGGTTTTACACCCATTAATGGCTCCAAGTCTTTAAATCTATTTAACTGAATCGTATTCATTATTTGCTGGTCAAGAATGATAGCCTTGTGACCGTTGACAGTAGTATTCATGAAGTGGGTAAACTTCGTTATACTTGATATAGCTAACCCAGAAATTTGATTCATGTCTGATTCTATTTTTTGCATCTCCAAATCAGCATTGCGATAGCTTTTTAGTTTATCTACTAAAATGGAAAAGTTAGGTTCTGATAGAAGTTTTAGTACGTTGTTGCCACGACCTCCGGTTGCAAAACCCCAAATCAATACTTTTACAATAAAGAGTTCAATGTTTTTATTGGTGTCATAGAGCTCCTTTCGAGTAATTGCTATGACTTCATTATTGTTGAAAACCTCTTTTACTAGAGGATTAATCGGAAAAAACCTTATCCAGTTCTTTCTTGATATGTTAGATGCTTGATATTCATATGGAAATGAACAGATGAATTCTTGAAATGATTTTATTCTCATGACCTAAATTTAGTCATAATGCCGTTAGGCAGGTAATCTAAAAGGCGCGAGCCGCCTGCGAGTTAGCGGAGGGTAATGTGAGTGATAGCATGCAGCCTTAGCGGAATGCTCTCACGTTCATTTCTTGACACGAGGGATGGCGCTGTTTTTTGTTCCGAGAGGGGAGGGCAAGTGCTGTGATAGAGAGAGGTAATTGAAAAAGGAGAGAGGTATGGATTTCAATTACCGAAAGATTGAGCGGCTCTTGCGAGCGGCTGAAATAAGTAAGACACTGTGTGCAAAGATTTTTATTTTTAAAGGTTCAAAACTGTGATATTTTGAGTTCTAGTTATCAGCAGTATTCTACTGGCAGTGGGTTTCTTATTGCAGCATGGCCGGCACAAAAACTGTGACATCCTGAAGCCCGTAGCGGACGCAGGCTCGCAAAACATTCAGCAATGGTTGTACCCATAAAAAAGCATAGCGCAGCGTTCCTTATTGGGTATGGGTGCAAGAGAATTGCGGATATCGAAGGAATGAAATGTGTGGAATAAATCAAGTAAGAACCGTCTTGCCGTCGCTGTGCGTAAGGCAGCGGTTCTTATGGTATATGCAAGAGCGGGTGAATTTGAAGCTGATGTTTACTAATGTACTAGAAAGTTCCAGGATCCTGAGTTTATAGATAAAGCTCTTGCAGATATGATTTATGGAACAAAATGTAATGACTGAGATATACCATATTACCTGCCTTCCTGAATCATTCCTGCTATTACAGAAGTTACTTAGTTGCAAAATTAAAGAGCGCAAAGGCAAAAGGTACTGGCTGTAATGCTGTAGCAGCTTATGACCATAAGGTGTGGTAGCGTTATAGCTAGTGCCGCGCGGAACGGCAGGCTCTTGTGAGTGAATGAGTGTTGCTTGCGGAACGAATCAACGAGTAAGTGCCTTGAGTGTGGGGTTATAAAGAATTAGATGTAATTTCACTTATCAAATAGCTTGTTTAATCAAACTCATTATGTATTCTAAATCGTCTGTATTTTTGATTACTAATTCATAATCTCCATTACCCCAATGACCAACATTAGAAACATCACGCATCAAGTTTTTTGGGTCATCGAGTTCACCACTTTTTAAGTTTATCCATAGTTTTATACCGCTTTTTTGAATTAATATATCGCAAATAATACGATTACCTTTAAATGCAATTCTTTTCTTTCGTGGTATAATTTCTATGTCTTCGTTAAAGTTAAGAATAGAATCTTTTAATGTTTCATACAACTCTACAGCATTATCGGACTTATTTAATGTATGGTCTTCTTCTGAGTAAACTTTAATTTCTTTAGTAATATTAGCTAACTGCGCATTACTCGATGTAATAGGTTTAATACTTACTGCAGATTTACTTTTCTTTATTTGATTTACGCTGATTAAATTATTTTCATATCGCTTTACTTCCCACAACTCAATAGCAATATCTTTAAAGTTTGTTGCTGTCTTTTGATTTTCGGTAAAACCTGTTGAAACAAAAACAACCCTTGTTTGACTCCAATCAACATCAGTACGTTTTAAATTTTGCTTTAAAGTCTCATTATACTCTAGAATAAAGTCTGCTTTATTTTCGAGCATTAAACTCAAATAGGTAAAGCCTTGATCAACTACACTAATATTCTTAGCCCTTTTGTATTCAATTATTACAAAAGCACTTGAATGACTATCAAAAGCTAGAGTATCGATACGTCTATTCTTGATTGTAAGCTCAGACTTAATAAGTGACAAGCCCATTATTTTTTCGAGGTCATTCTCAAATACTGTTTGAATTTCACGTTCAAGTGTAAATGGTTTTATATTAATTTTGGATAATCTATCACCTTTATAATCATATATTATCATAATATATCCTTTATTTAATCAATGATTGCTTGAATTTCACCGTCAAATTCATTCTTTTTTAATTGCTCATTATAGAAAGGCATGCCGATGAGCTTGAATTCTTTATTCTCGAATACGGTATCCAACTTATGTTCTTGCTCGATTTGTTTAAGGAAATCTTCTTTCCATTTATCACCGGCTATATGTTGTTGACCTTTTGGCTCTACAAATAATTGATAGATAATTGGTTTACTCTTTTTGCTTTCCTTAAGAAATAGTACAAAATCCGGTTCAAATGGTCTCCCGTCATCAAAAGAGTATAACTTGAAATGCTTCTCATTTCTCAGTAAATAGATATCGCTGTATCTAGCTTTAAGGCTGTCATAGGTTTGTTCTATATACTTAACTAAATACTTTTCTTGGTCAGTACCATAATTTTCATTGAAAGCATACCAATCAACTGTAGATAGATCTAATTGTAAAGCACTATTTGTTGTTCTCGATTGAGGGATACCATACTCTGCATTTCCTTCACCTACTGTAATATTTAGGGTCTTATCTTTAAAAGTATATTCTATTCCTTGTGGTGTGAACGATTTAGTACCCTTATACTCAACTGAACCCGCTTGTATTTCTTTTGCTATCTCATCTAACGCTTTTACACTTGCTTCCAACTTCATTTCAGCTGTTGGATTATTCACTTGTTCTTCTGTACCTGTAAAAAGAATTTTTACAGGATTGAGGTATTTATCACTTGTGATGAATTCACTTGCGGAAGTTAAATGAGGGAAGTAATGTTGTAAATTATTGAAGCGGTAAAACCTTAACTTGTTAAGGGCTTTACGTTTTATAGACATTGAAAAATCTTTAAAATGGTGAACCTTTGGCTTACCGTTGGGAATTACAGCGGTCGTATTTTCAAAAGCTGTTGAAACGGTAGTGAAGCCTGTTGTTAATTTTACCTTTCGTTCCTTTTCTCTAGTATCCTTGTTTAATTCCTCAATATCTTTCCTGTCATTTGCTACTTGCTTATTGACATAGAGTATTCCTTTTTTATAGAAGTCTGAATTTTTGAAATCCTCTTTAACAAACAAAGGAAGTTCTCTTGTTCTGCTGTCCTTAATACCTATCTGCTCTAATGCTTTGTTAAGTTCAGATATATACTTTGGATTATATGCAGAATGATAATAAAGCTCTTCACAAACTCTTACTGGATTGGTTAAATCATCATCATATTTTCTTTGATACAATTCTTGTTCGTCTGAAAGTTTGAATGGGCAATATCTTGCACCTCTACCGATAAGCTGAGCTTCAGACATTGTTGTTTTACCAACTTTACCGCTCTTATGGTCAGCATCTCGAGTATTGTATAATCGCACAATATCAAAAAGATTAAGAACGTCCCATCCTTCATTCAATTTATCAACTGCAAATACTGCTCTATATTCATTATTTATATCTTCAAGACTGTTAACTATTAATTGCTTTTCTTCACTATCAGACTTGCTATCAACTACGATACATTTATTCCCGCTAAAGTCTTCTTTCAACTCTGCGATAAGATTTGGTATTGTAATGTCATTTGCATTGAAGTAAGTAAATGCTTCTTCAATAACATTACCTTTATTTGAGTTTTGGATGGCTTGAATATCGCTTGGCTTCAATTTCTCTACCGAGCTTACAAACTCTGCAAAGAATGATTGACTTTCTGCAATGGTTTTAGACTTGAATAGAATTACTGGCGTTGTAGACAAAGAATTATTTTCAAAAATTTTATACCTGTACTGACTAAGTATGATGGCTTGTAGTGCTCTTTGGAACTGGTCTAATTCGGCTTGTAATACTTTAACCTCTTTTGAGTACTTGTCTTTTCTAAACTGTTTCAATGGATAATCAAATATCAGTTTGTCCTGGTATTTTTCATTGATTAGTGGGTTCTGTAAATCAGCTGTTGCGGTAAACTCTAATAGGTAATTATCAATGTTAGCATTAAAGATTTTAGTTACTGTACTTTCCCAACTTATCATATCTTCTTTTTCAGATTTATTGAGCTTTCCTTTTTTAGTCTCTGCATTGATATGGTGGGCTTCATCTGATATTAAAACTATCTTCTTATCTTCAAAATCTTCATAAGTAATACTGTTCTCTCTTGGCGTATTTAATCTTGTATGTAAGCCTTGAATAGTGCTGAATACTATATTAATATCATCATCATTTACCGCTTGAAAATTGTCTGCTTCTTTGATTTGAATTTGTTGGTCTGCAATAGAGATACTCTGATTGAATAGATACTTTGAGGATAAGCTATTGAGGAAATTGTCTTTGGTTTTTTCAATAATGGTAGAACTATTGACAAAGAAAATATAATTGCGATAGCCTAATTGGTAGAGGTGCAGAATGCATCCTGCCATAATTAGGGTTTTACCGCTACCTGTTGCCATATGAAATAATAATTGTGTAGGCTTTATTCTTTGCTGATAATCAGAACTAACGTACTTAAACCTTGCAAATGCTTCTGACTGGTATGGACGTAAGGCAAAAGCTGGGTTAAGATTGGTATGTATATAAGAAGGCACTTCAATAGGAATAAAATTCATATTGATACCTGCTGTTAGTTGTCGTTCAAGTGTTTGCATCAGTTTTTTAGCGTTTGAATAAGTGCATCAAAATCTTTGTTCATTGCTCCCCATTTGAACTCGTGATTCGGTGTCATATATTTATATCCTGCAAAAGAATTATGGGTAACAACGGTATATTTTGCTATTTGACTTCCTTTAATCCACCCGTAAAATCCTATAACTTCATTATTAAAATCAATCCATCCAACAACCACAAAGTCTTTTGAAGAAGGGTTTTGCTCTTCAGGATAGCCATAAGTCCAATTGTCATTAGGTGGCCGTTGAGTAGTTTTCTTAGCAACTTTTACGTCTATTTTTTTTTCGTTTATTAAAAAGTCATATTCATCAGAATTAGTCTTTGTAAAATCAGAAGTATCCAATGAATATGATACATTATTTTGTTTTAAAAATTCTTCAAAAGCCAATTCACCTAAACAACCTAAAAGAGCTTTATCTATTCGTTGATTTAAGGATAAACCAAATCTTGAATACAGCCCATTGTCAACCATTTTTTTAGCCTGTTGATATGCTCGTTCTTTGAGTTCCTTAAAATTTGTATCTATTATCATATTATTAGATTGTAGAAAAAAATGTATTGTTAAGCAATTTGTCTGTTTCAGATATATCGAAGGTGCTATCTTCCTGGTCAGCATAGTTCACATACATATAATTCTTATCTATTAAACTTATTGCGGTTGATTTTAGCTCATCTATACTGTATGAACTTATTTCTTCAATACTATTCGATAAAAGATTGCTTTCAATATTGTGTTTTATATAGTAGTTATCTGAGATACAATTGATAATTTTCAGAATAGCATTACTGTCTGAGGCATTAATAATTTTATCAATGACTTTTTGAGTATACTCTGCTAATTCAGCATATATGAAAGAGCCACCTCCTTTCCATTCGAGCTTCTCAGATATTCCAGTCTGTTCTCCATCAATAACTTTTTTAAGTCTTTCAACACTTACAGTTTCGATATAGTCCATTTGTTCAATACCAATATAATTGAAACCCATTTTATGGGCTACGGCACAAGTAGTTCCACTACCTAAATGGAAGTCAAGGATATAATCATCTTTAGTTAGTTTGTTAGAAACCATATTGATTAGATATTCTATCAAGCTTTCCGATTTAGGATATGTAAAAACACTTTTTCCAAAAAGTTTAGTCAACTGTTTACCTGCATTTTCAGTTGTATGCACTCCCATTGAACTATCTATGTAGTTAATTGGTACTTCTGGCTCGTATTCTATTTTCATATAGGAAGGTGATAAAGATTTTGTGCGGATTGAAATTTTTGTACCTCTATCAATTTCTTCATCAAGTTTAGTTTGTCCCCATTTGAAGTTGCTTTTTAATATTATTGGTTTTATGAAAAAACCATCTTTAACTTCAGTATCTTCTAATAGTTCAACTGAATACTTATCAGTGCCGTATTTACCTTTCGTATATTTACCATTCGCTAAACCTGTATCTACAATGCTTGGTGGAAATGTTAATATTCCAACCTTGTTTACCTTATTTAATAAGCCATTACTACTTTTAGATTCACTGGTAAAGCCCTTATATTTTACATTATCCTTATTTTTTTCATAACACAAAATATACTCTAATACTTTTTTGCTTTTTTTAGGTAGGTTTGAAGGTGTGTCTGATTTTTTCCAAGAGAACATTTCAATAAAATTTTCTTTTCCAAACACTTCATCCATTAATACTTTCAGATAAGCAAATTCATTGTCATCACAACTTATAAATATTACACCATTTGAACAGAGTAATTCTCTTGCAACTTCAACTCTATTTTTCATAAAAGTTAACCAAGCTGAATGATTGAAGCTGTCATTGTAATTAAAGCCATCATTACCTGTGTTGTACGGTGGGTCTATGTAAATCAGTTTTATCCTGGACTTGAATGTTTTTTTGATTGTATGTAAAGCAAGTAGATTGTTCCCTTTTATTATGTAATTTTCGTTATTACCTGCTTTGAATTTGGTCTCTATTCCTTTGGCTGTATATTTTTTCCAATTACACAATGCTTTTGGCTCAAAAAGTCTATCTATTTCATCTGGTGCAAGAGTTTCATTCCAAAATATTTCTTGTCGCTTTTGATCCTCTTTAGTTTGACCACCTTCAAGGACGCAGTCCTTGTAAGGGAAATCTAAAACTACTTCATTGGCTTCTGTTAGGTATTCTCCATTAGCGGTTAGCCCGATCCTGTTTTTGAATGCGGTGAAGCTATCCGGAAGAAACTGCTTGTTAGATACAAACTTTTGAAACTTAGTTTTATCAAATACTGTAATATCATCTATTTCAGTAAAGAAATGTTTTCTTGCCTTATCATCTTTGAGTAAAAGCTTTAGTAACTTTGGGTCAAGTTTTAAACCAGCTTCTACTACAGAGTTTTTAAATAAAACGCCATCCTTACAAAAGGTTTCATTTTCTGACAGTACAGATTTTATATGTTCGAATAAATTCATTTATCTAAAAGTTTTTCTTTAAGGTTTTCAATTCTTTTTGTACAATTTTTAAAGCTTTCAATGCTTGTCCTTCATTCTCTACCAATTGAAATACTTGATCTGCCAGCCATCGTGAGAACAGTTCATCATAATCAATTTTGAAAAGTTTTGCTAAAGGTTCTATATGTTCCCTTTTTGCTATTTTTTCTCCTCTTTCTATTTTACTAAGCATTGCGGTATCAATGTCTAGCTCGGCAGATAAATGTCTTAGTAACATTTCCTTTTCTTCTCTTTTAGACCTTATTAAGTCACCGAATTTGTTCATTTTACGCTTGTCTATAAATGATTTGTTAAAAATAGACAAATTCATAAGAAGAAATAACAACTAATTTTTTAATTAGCTCTTTTAAACGGTCTGTAATGAAGATCCAGTAACTGCTCAATATCACTGACTTTGTAATAAATCTTATTTTCTATTTGAGAGTACGCAATGATGCCTTTGTTACGCCAATTTTGAGCGGTGCTTGAGCTTATGTTCATTAATTTTAAGAAGTCTGCATTATCAATTAAAAGTGCTTGTAATGCCGTCTTTTTAATAGTGGATAACTCTGAGGTTAATTTCTCTAATCGATTCTCTATGGATTTTAATCTTTCTTTGTTTGGGTGCTGTAGTTCCATGGCTTTTATTTTTACCCCTGTTTTAGGGTATATTACAAGTTGAAAAACATCATATTATAGATGCTGTTGGATTGTTGATTTCAATTTTTCTTCTACTTGGTTTTCAAAAGGGTTCTGTTGTAATGAGCTTATTAGAGCTGTGTATCGTTTGCGGTCTGTTTTATAGCTATGCTTGTGGTACTTTTTTAAACCGTTTACGGCCTTTTTATCGTTCATTACCGCTAT includes these proteins:
- a CDS encoding site-specific integrase, producing MKITLKSKKLKGSRESLYIEYYNGSTVDETGKRKHRRSFEYLNLYLDNSSQERKLQNQNKENLELAHNILSIRKSEHLQGKYKIANTRKKNTNFLEYYTKLKEERFESKGNYDNWDAAGLHLERYCPSHYTFEDINEDFVRGFRRYLDQTAETKSHTRLSQNTKHTYYNKFKACLRRAFEENFLDKDLRKAAKSFEMAESNREYLTMDELEKLARTYCKYQQLKNAFLVSCLSGLRWSDIDKLKWSEVRDESEGCRVNFRQKKTKGMEYLPISQQSRELMGSRRGENDKVFKGLKYGATYNAELLKWCIRAGIPKHITFHSARHTNALLLLTMGADIYTVSKRLGHRELRTTEIYAKIIDKKMKEAAELIPQIEISNND
- a CDS encoding DUF6266 family protein, whose translation is MGKISQGILGGLSGKVGNVVGGSWKGIDYIRIKPTSVANPRTEGQVNQRTKFAVTLAFLQANKAFIKVGYKNFASRQTEFNAAMSYILNNAITGVAPNFMVDYNSALLSRGLLAGVSNATTDLTFPGEVTFSWDDNSGEGNAFTSDKAMLVVYNPSKNDSIINLSGADRTVGTQTISLPNTYSGDIVELFMAFVSADGRLVSNSIYLGSGTAA
- a CDS encoding 8-oxoguanine DNA glycosylase OGG fold protein, which gives rise to MRIKSFQEFICSFPYEYQASNISRKNWIRFFPINPLVKEVFNNNEVIAITRKELYDTNKNIELFIVKVLIWGFATGGRGNNVLKLLSEPNFSILVDKLKSYRNADLEMQKIESDMNQISGLAISSITKFTHFMNTTVNGHKAIILDQQIMNTIQLNRFKDLEPLMGVKPTNAVRRYPDYIKIIDQLSIDLNATPDQIEMFIFLFGRTMVIK
- a CDS encoding DUF5655 domain-containing protein, producing MIIYDYKGDRLSKINIKPFTLEREIQTVFENDLEKIMGLSLIKSELTIKNRRIDTLAFDSHSSAFVIIEYKRAKNISVVDQGFTYLSLMLENKADFILEYNETLKQNLKRTDVDWSQTRVVFVSTGFTENQKTATNFKDIAIELWEVKRYENNLISVNQIKKSKSAVSIKPITSSNAQLANITKEIKVYSEEDHTLNKSDNAVELYETLKDSILNFNEDIEIIPRKKRIAFKGNRIICDILIQKSGIKLWINLKSGELDDPKNLMRDVSNVGHWGNGDYELVIKNTDDLEYIMSLIKQAI
- a CDS encoding DEAD/DEAH box helicase family protein, whose translation is MQTLERQLTAGINMNFIPIEVPSYIHTNLNPAFALRPYQSEAFARFKYVSSDYQQRIKPTQLLFHMATGSGKTLIMAGCILHLYQLGYRNYIFFVNSSTIIEKTKDNFLNSLSSKYLFNQSISIADQQIQIKEADNFQAVNDDDINIVFSTIQGLHTRLNTPRENSITYEDFEDKKIVLISDEAHHINAETKKGKLNKSEKEDMISWESTVTKIFNANIDNYLLEFTATADLQNPLINEKYQDKLIFDYPLKQFRKDKYSKEVKVLQAELDQFQRALQAIILSQYRYKIFENNSLSTTPVILFKSKTIAESQSFFAEFVSSVEKLKPSDIQAIQNSNKGNVIEEAFTYFNANDITIPNLIAELKEDFSGNKCIVVDSKSDSEEKQLIVNSLEDINNEYRAVFAVDKLNEGWDVLNLFDIVRLYNTRDADHKSGKVGKTTMSEAQLIGRGARYCPFKLSDEQELYQRKYDDDLTNPVRVCEELYYHSAYNPKYISELNKALEQIGIKDSRTRELPLFVKEDFKNSDFYKKGILYVNKQVANDRKDIEELNKDTREKERKVKLTTGFTTVSTAFENTTAVIPNGKPKVHHFKDFSMSIKRKALNKLRFYRFNNLQHYFPHLTSASEFITSDKYLNPVKILFTGTEEQVNNPTAEMKLEASVKALDEIAKEIQAGSVEYKGTKSFTPQGIEYTFKDKTLNITVGEGNAEYGIPQSRTTNSALQLDLSTVDWYAFNENYGTDQEKYLVKYIEQTYDSLKARYSDIYLLRNEKHFKLYSFDDGRPFEPDFVLFLKESKKSKPIIYQLFVEPKGQQHIAGDKWKEDFLKQIEQEHKLDTVFENKEFKLIGMPFYNEQLKKNEFDGEIQAIID
- a CDS encoding DNA methyltransferase yields the protein MNLFEHIKSVLSENETFCKDGVLFKNSVVEAGLKLDPKLLKLLLKDDKARKHFFTEIDDITVFDKTKFQKFVSNKQFLPDSFTAFKNRIGLTANGEYLTEANEVVLDFPYKDCVLEGGQTKEDQKRQEIFWNETLAPDEIDRLFEPKALCNWKKYTAKGIETKFKAGNNENYIIKGNNLLALHTIKKTFKSRIKLIYIDPPYNTGNDGFNYNDSFNHSAWLTFMKNRVEVARELLCSNGVIFISCDDNEFAYLKVLMDEVFGKENFIEMFSWKKSDTPSNLPKKSKKVLEYILCYEKNKDNVKYKGFTSESKSSNGLLNKVNKVGILTFPPSIVDTGLANGKYTKGKYGTDKYSVELLEDTEVKDGFFIKPIILKSNFKWGQTKLDEEIDRGTKISIRTKSLSPSYMKIEYEPEVPINYIDSSMGVHTTENAGKQLTKLFGKSVFTYPKSESLIEYLINMVSNKLTKDDYILDFHLGSGTTCAVAHKMGFNYIGIEQMDYIETVSVERLKKVIDGEQTGISEKLEWKGGGSFIYAELAEYTQKVIDKIINASDSNAILKIINCISDNYYIKHNIESNLLSNSIEEISSYSIDELKSTAISLIDKNYMYVNYADQEDSTFDISETDKLLNNTFFSTI
- a CDS encoding helix-turn-helix domain-containing protein, whose translation is MNKFGDLIRSKREEKEMLLRHLSAELDIDTAMLSKIERGEKIAKREHIEPLAKLFKIDYDELFSRWLADQVFQLVENEGQALKALKIVQKELKTLKKNF